The proteins below come from a single Archangium lipolyticum genomic window:
- a CDS encoding efflux RND transporter periplasmic adaptor subunit produces MYSARTRTLLFSILALVSVLGGAACKSPEAPPPAAPPAVEVGTITVRPATIPVLDELPGRIAPTRVAEVRPRVSGIIVERVFRQGGSVKAGDVLFKLDASMYEVERASARAVLAKAEVTAAEARQQAERGEKLLASGVITQEQHETLQAALRRAEADVAAARAALRRAELNLEYTTIRAPISGRIGRALVTEGALVSAGDPTALALIQQLDPVYADFTQPAMELHRLRQALKDGKIQGVTPEQANVQLVLDDGSLYAKEGRLLFSDVTVDPGSGQVTVRGEFPNPDAELLPGMYVRGRIEQGTLSEALAVPQQAIQRDNAGKSQVFVVAGNGTVEVRPVRTSRVYQDQAVIQEGLKAGDQVIVEGFQKIGAGAPVKPVAWTAPGTGLNPSQPR; encoded by the coding sequence ATGTACTCCGCTCGAACCCGGACTCTCCTCTTCTCGATCCTCGCGCTCGTCTCCGTCCTGGGGGGCGCTGCCTGCAAGTCACCCGAAGCACCTCCCCCGGCCGCTCCTCCGGCCGTGGAAGTGGGAACGATCACGGTGCGGCCCGCGACCATTCCGGTGCTCGATGAGCTGCCGGGGCGCATCGCTCCGACGCGGGTCGCCGAGGTGCGTCCGCGCGTGTCCGGCATCATCGTCGAGCGCGTCTTCCGGCAGGGCGGCAGCGTGAAGGCGGGGGACGTCCTCTTCAAGCTCGACGCGTCCATGTACGAGGTCGAACGTGCCAGCGCGAGGGCCGTGTTGGCGAAGGCCGAGGTGACGGCCGCGGAGGCCCGCCAGCAGGCGGAACGGGGCGAGAAGCTCCTCGCCAGCGGCGTCATCACCCAGGAGCAGCACGAGACGCTCCAGGCGGCGCTCCGGCGCGCCGAGGCCGATGTGGCGGCGGCCCGGGCGGCGTTGCGCCGCGCGGAGCTCAACCTGGAGTACACGACGATCCGGGCGCCGATCAGCGGAAGGATTGGCCGGGCCCTGGTGACGGAAGGCGCGCTCGTGAGCGCGGGAGATCCCACGGCGCTCGCGCTCATCCAGCAGCTCGATCCGGTCTACGCGGACTTCACCCAGCCCGCGATGGAGCTCCACCGTCTGCGCCAGGCGCTCAAGGACGGGAAGATCCAGGGCGTCACCCCCGAGCAGGCGAACGTCCAGCTGGTGCTCGACGATGGCTCCCTCTATGCGAAGGAGGGGCGGCTGCTCTTCTCGGACGTGACGGTGGATCCCGGCAGCGGCCAGGTGACGGTGCGCGGGGAATTCCCCAATCCGGACGCCGAGCTCCTTCCTGGCATGTATGTGCGGGGACGAATTGAACAGGGCACCCTGAGCGAGGCGCTCGCCGTGCCCCAGCAAGCCATCCAGCGAGACAACGCGGGCAAGTCCCAGGTCTTCGTGGTCGCGGGCAACGGCACCGTCGAGGTGCGCCCGGTGCGGACCTCTCGCGTCTACCAGGATCAGGCGGTCATCCAGGAGGGCTTGAAGGCAGGCGATCAGGTCATCGTCGAGGGCTTCCAGAAGATCGGCGCGGGCGCACCGGTCAAGCCGGTGGCCTGGACCGCGCCTGGAACCGGCCTCAACCCCTCCCAGCCTCGATAG